One segment of Prionailurus bengalensis isolate Pbe53 chromosome D4, Fcat_Pben_1.1_paternal_pri, whole genome shotgun sequence DNA contains the following:
- the LOC122474320 gene encoding olfactory receptor 13C7, which produces MESVNQTASVTEFILLGLSAHPKLEKTFFVLILLMYLVILLGNGVLILVTVSVSRLRTPMYFFLGNLSFLDICYTTSSVPLILDSFLTPRKTVPSWACAVQMFLSFAMGATECVLLGMMAFDRYVAICNPLRYPVVMSKAAYVPMAASSWAAGSAASMVQTSLAMRLPFCGNNIINHFTCEILAVLKLACADISINVISMGVTNVIFLGVPVLFIFVSYIFILTTILRIPSAEGRKKAFSTCSAHLTVVVVFYGTILFMYGKPKSKDPLGADKQDLSDKLISLFYGVVTPMLNPIIYSLRNKDVKTAVRNLVSQKCFTQ; this is translated from the coding sequence ATGGAAAGTGTCAACCAGACTGCCTCTGTGACGGAGTTTATTCTCCTGGGACTCTCGGCCCACCCAAAGCTAGAGAAAACGTTCTTTGTCCTCATCCTCCTGATGTACTTGGTGATCCTGCTGGGCAATGGGGTCCTCATCCTGgtcactgtgtctgtctcccgCCTGCGcacgcccatgtacttcttcctggggAACCTCTCCTTCCTGGACATCTGCTATACAACCTCCTCAGTCCCCCTCATTCTCGACAGCTTCCTGACCCCCAGGAAAACTGTACCCTCCTGGGCCTGTGCTGTacaaatgtttctttccttcgCCATGGGAGCCACAGAGTGTGTGCTTCTGGGCATGATGGCATTTGATCGTTATGTGGCCATTTGTAACCCTCTTAGGTACCCTGTGGTCATGAGCAAGGCGGCCTATGTGCCCATGGCTGCCAGCTCCTGGGCAGCTGGAAGTGCTGCCTCCATGGTTCAAACGTCCCTTGCAATGAGACTTCCCTTCTGTGGGAACAACATCATCAACCACTTTACCTGTGAGATCCTGGCTGTCCTGAAGTTGGCCTGTGCTGACATCTCCATCAATGTGATCAGTATGGGAGTGACAAATGTGATCTTCCTGGGGGTCCCAGTTCTGTTCATCTTTGTTTCCTACATCTTCATCCTCACCACTATCTTGAGGATCCCTTCAGCTGAGGGGAGGAAAaaggccttctccacctgctctGCCCACCTCACAGTTGTGGTCGTCTTCTACGGGACTATCCTTTTCATGTATGGGAAGCCCAAATCCAAGGACCCCCTGGGGGCAGACAAGCAGGACCTTTCAGACAAGCTCATCTCCCTCTTCTATGGGGTGGTTACCCCCATGCTCAACCCCatcatctacagcctgaggaacaagGACGTGAAGACTGCTGTGAGAAACTTGGTGAGTCAGAAATGCTTCACCCAGTGA